A region of Longimicrobiaceae bacterium DNA encodes the following proteins:
- a CDS encoding N-acetylmuramoyl-L-alanine amidase has product MNPDRLLRAAAALAVLGMAACNPRPATAPEPARGLGVPPVPRVEGPLAIRVVHPTAADPLPRVDSTFVFGSVGSGGATLTINGTPVQVAPNGAFLAFVAVPPNGAFDLVAQRGSETARVMASFKPAPPAPSAPAVPAPADTGAAEPSQPAAAVTPRPAVPPRPMFPQPLAATISGRFVSDTLATGSDVAPAFPAATTDLDRKWLLPRGTRAVAVSRLGHMVELRLDAATSAWVSDTLVTLGDPAPAQPMTAGAVSIRPSSRWVDVRVPVSGAPFLVSTDGATASVTLYGVAGGGTPNVSGDAMLRGASWGTDAQGDTRLDVQLAQPVWGYKVFYEADGTLVLRLRRPPRIDANQPLRGIRLVLDPGHPPGGAIGPTALTEAEANLALALRLADKLRARGAEVIMTRTTGQTLVSSTNSTAELGARVTLAVRNDADILLSVHNNAFAEGTNPFTNHGTSTLYFHPQSLDLARALDREIVGVTRIPDLGAKFQNIALGRPTWMPAVLTESLFMMFPDQENALRDPEFLDRLADAHVRGLESFLRDRATSTQQ; this is encoded by the coding sequence GTGAATCCTGATCGTCTGCTGCGCGCGGCTGCCGCGCTCGCCGTGCTGGGCATGGCCGCCTGCAACCCGCGGCCCGCCACCGCGCCGGAGCCCGCTCGCGGGCTGGGCGTCCCGCCCGTGCCGCGCGTGGAGGGCCCGCTCGCCATCCGCGTGGTGCACCCCACCGCGGCCGACCCGCTTCCGCGCGTGGACAGCACCTTCGTGTTCGGCAGCGTGGGCAGCGGCGGCGCCACGCTCACCATCAACGGTACGCCGGTGCAGGTGGCGCCCAACGGCGCGTTCCTGGCCTTCGTGGCCGTGCCGCCCAACGGCGCGTTCGACCTCGTGGCCCAGCGCGGCAGCGAGACCGCGCGGGTGATGGCGTCGTTCAAGCCCGCGCCGCCCGCACCGTCGGCGCCCGCCGTTCCCGCCCCGGCTGACACCGGCGCGGCAGAGCCCTCGCAGCCCGCCGCCGCCGTGACGCCGAGGCCCGCGGTACCCCCCCGGCCCATGTTCCCCCAGCCGCTGGCTGCCACCATCTCGGGGCGCTTCGTCTCCGACACGCTGGCGACGGGGTCCGACGTGGCGCCCGCGTTCCCTGCCGCGACCACCGACCTGGACCGCAAGTGGCTGCTGCCGCGCGGGACTCGCGCCGTGGCCGTGAGCCGGCTGGGCCACATGGTGGAGCTGCGGCTGGACGCCGCGACGTCCGCCTGGGTGTCCGACACGCTGGTCACTCTAGGCGACCCCGCGCCCGCGCAGCCGATGACGGCCGGCGCCGTTTCCATCCGCCCGTCCAGCCGGTGGGTGGACGTGCGGGTGCCGGTGAGTGGCGCCCCGTTCCTCGTCTCCACCGACGGTGCGACGGCGTCGGTCACGCTGTACGGCGTGGCGGGCGGTGGCACGCCGAACGTCTCGGGAGATGCGATGCTGCGGGGCGCGTCGTGGGGCACGGACGCGCAGGGAGATACGCGGCTGGACGTGCAGCTCGCCCAGCCGGTGTGGGGCTACAAGGTGTTTTACGAGGCAGATGGGACGCTGGTGCTGCGCCTGCGCCGCCCGCCGCGTATCGACGCGAACCAGCCGCTGCGCGGGATCCGGCTGGTGCTGGACCCCGGTCACCCGCCGGGCGGCGCCATCGGCCCCACGGCGCTGACGGAGGCCGAAGCGAACCTCGCCCTGGCCCTGCGGCTCGCGGACAAGCTGCGCGCCCGCGGCGCCGAGGTGATCATGACGCGCACCACCGGCCAGACGCTCGTGAGCAGCACCAACAGCACGGCCGAGCTGGGCGCCCGCGTCACGCTGGCGGTCCGGAACGACGCGGACATCCTGCTCTCCGTCCACAACAACGCGTTCGCCGAGGGCACGAACCCGTTCACCAACCACGGCACGAGCACGCTGTACTTCCACCCGCAGTCGCTGGACCTGGCGCGCGCGCTGGACCGCGAGATCGTGGGCGTGACGCGCATCCCCGACCTGGGCGCCAAGTTCCAGAACATCGCCCTGGGCCGCCCCACGTGGATGCCTGCGGTGCTCACCGAGTCGCTGTTCATGATGTTCCCGGACCAGGAGAATGCCCTGCGCGACCCGGAGTTCCTGGACCGCCTGGCCGACGCCCACGTCCGCGGCCTGGAATCGTTCCTCCGCGACCGCGCCACAAGCACGCAGCAGTGA
- a CDS encoding NAD(P)H-quinone oxidoreductase has protein sequence MKAIVITRPGGPEVLAEQDRPTPEPRPGEILVRVHASALNRADLLQRRGSYPAPPGAPADVPGMEFAGEVAAVGEGAGLWAVGNRVMGIVGGGGHAEYVTLHEREGIRIPQNLSYEQAAAIPEAFLTAYDALFSQLDVKMGERVLIHAAGSGVGTAAVQLARAAGAMVLGTSRTPEKLARAEELGLEVGIDSSREDVAEAVNQATYGSGVHAVVDLVGGKLLETSLRVLALRGRIIVVGTTGGSTAQIDLGLLLRRRIHMYGTVLRSRPLEEKIALAREFSKSVIPLLSSERIRPVVDSVFPFAKIADAHRRLETNETFGKVVLTW, from the coding sequence ATGAAAGCCATCGTCATCACCCGCCCCGGCGGGCCCGAGGTGCTTGCCGAGCAGGACCGCCCCACGCCCGAGCCGCGCCCGGGCGAGATCCTGGTGCGCGTGCACGCCTCCGCGCTCAACCGCGCGGACCTGCTCCAGCGCCGCGGCTCGTATCCCGCGCCGCCGGGGGCGCCCGCGGATGTGCCGGGGATGGAGTTCGCCGGCGAGGTGGCCGCGGTGGGCGAGGGCGCCGGGCTGTGGGCCGTGGGCAACCGGGTGATGGGCATCGTGGGCGGCGGCGGCCACGCGGAGTACGTCACGCTGCACGAGCGCGAGGGCATCCGCATCCCCCAGAACCTCTCGTACGAGCAGGCCGCGGCGATCCCCGAGGCGTTCCTCACCGCGTACGACGCGCTGTTCAGCCAGCTCGACGTGAAGATGGGCGAGCGCGTGCTGATCCACGCAGCCGGCAGCGGCGTGGGCACGGCGGCGGTGCAGCTCGCGCGCGCCGCCGGAGCGATGGTGCTGGGCACCTCGCGCACGCCGGAGAAGCTGGCCCGCGCCGAGGAGCTGGGGCTGGAGGTGGGCATCGACAGCAGCCGCGAGGACGTGGCCGAGGCGGTGAACCAGGCCACCTACGGCAGCGGCGTGCACGCGGTGGTCGACCTGGTGGGCGGCAAGCTGCTGGAGACCAGCCTGCGCGTGCTGGCGCTGCGGGGACGCATCATCGTGGTGGGCACCACCGGCGGATCGACGGCGCAGATCGACCTGGGACTGCTGCTCCGGCGTCGCATCCACATGTACGGCACCGTGCTGCGCTCACGCCCGCTGGAGGAGAAGATCGCCCTGGCGCGCGAGTTCTCGAAGAGCGTCATCCCGCTCCTCTCGTCCGAGCGCATCCGCCCGGTGGTGGACTCCGTGTTCCCCTTCGCGAAGATCGCGGACGCGCACCGCCGCCTCGAAACGAACGAGACGTTCGGCAAGGTCGTTTTGACGTGGTGA
- a CDS encoding acyl-CoA thioesterase codes for MIRPVEIYLKNPPPDPKVPRPVRVSQVTFADLAEPQSQNVAGTLFGGVLLGFIDRAAAFCAMKHAGRPVVTKSMDEVEFNEPIYIGELVIAHASVNFTGTTSMEIGVKVFAQNPITGQERHTNTCYATFVALDENGRPAPVPPIDPQTPDERRRYEKGRARREVRLARRRPRS; via the coding sequence ATGATCCGACCCGTGGAGATATATCTGAAGAACCCGCCGCCGGACCCCAAGGTGCCGCGGCCGGTGAGGGTGTCGCAGGTGACGTTCGCGGACCTGGCGGAGCCGCAGAGCCAGAACGTGGCGGGCACGCTGTTCGGCGGCGTGCTGCTGGGCTTCATAGACCGCGCGGCGGCGTTCTGCGCCATGAAGCACGCGGGGCGGCCGGTGGTGACCAAGAGCATGGACGAGGTGGAGTTCAACGAGCCCATCTACATCGGCGAGCTGGTGATCGCGCATGCGTCCGTGAACTTCACGGGCACCACCAGCATGGAGATCGGGGTGAAGGTGTTCGCCCAGAACCCGATCACCGGCCAGGAACGCCACACCAACACCTGCTACGCCACCTTCGTGGCGCTGGACGAGAACGGCCGCCCCGCGCCTGTGCCCCCCATCGACCCGCAGACGCCGGACGAGCGCCGGCGGTACGAGAAGGGCCGCGCCCGCCGCGAGGTTCGCCTCGCCCGCCGCCGCCCGCGGAGCTGA